The Streptomyces sp. NL15-2K genome contains a region encoding:
- a CDS encoding primosomal protein N', translating to MSSENGSVSGGGEGPPPEQLALIRESVRKAKAPRAKPRTWRGAALAKELPVARVLVDKGVLHLDRYFDYAVPEELDADAQPGVRVRVRFGAGRHRVREGRREGGGLIDGFLVERRAESDYSGPLAALAQVVSPERVLSEELLGLTRAVADRYAGSLADVLQLAVPPRNARAEQRPSPAPLPPPAAPEPASWGRYDKGAAFLESLATGGAPRAVWNALPGPRWSEELARAVAATLASGRGALVVLPDGRAVARVDAALTALLGAGRHAVLTADAGPEKRYREWLAVRRGSVRAVVGTRAAMFAPVQDLGLVAVWDDGDDSHSEQHAPQPHAREVLLLRAAQDKCGFLLGSWSCTVEAAQLVESGWARPLVAGREQVRAAAPLVRTVGDGDLARDEAARAARLPTLAWQIVREGLRHGPVLVQVPRRGYVPRMACANCRAPARCRHCSGPLEAQESGAALRCGWCGHEEGAWHCPECGAFRLRAQVVGARRTAEELGRAFPAVPVRTSGREQVLDTVPGAPALVVSTPGAEPVAEGGYAAALLLDGWAMLGRPDLRAGEDALRRWIGAAALVRPQGAGGTVVVVAEPTLRSVQALVRWDPVGHAVRELSERAELGFPPVSRMAAVSGTAETVAEFLATVELPHDAEVLGPVPLPVTTAGRPRRAGAPPPGERWERALIRVPPGSGAALASALKAAQAARMARGGAEAAVRVRIDPPDIG from the coding sequence GTGAGCAGCGAGAACGGGTCGGTGAGCGGTGGGGGCGAGGGGCCGCCGCCCGAGCAGCTCGCGCTCATTCGGGAAAGTGTGCGCAAGGCCAAGGCGCCGAGGGCCAAGCCGCGGACCTGGCGGGGGGCGGCGCTCGCCAAGGAGCTGCCGGTCGCTCGGGTGCTGGTGGACAAGGGTGTGCTGCACCTCGACCGGTACTTCGACTATGCCGTGCCGGAGGAGCTGGATGCCGACGCCCAGCCCGGGGTGCGGGTGCGGGTGCGGTTCGGCGCCGGGCGGCATCGGGTGCGCGAGGGGCGGCGTGAGGGCGGGGGGCTGATCGACGGGTTCCTCGTCGAGCGGCGGGCCGAGAGCGACTACTCCGGGCCGCTGGCCGCGCTCGCCCAGGTCGTGTCGCCCGAGCGGGTGCTGAGTGAGGAACTGCTGGGGCTCACGCGGGCCGTCGCCGACCGGTATGCGGGCAGTCTCGCCGATGTGCTGCAGCTCGCCGTGCCGCCGCGCAACGCACGGGCCGAGCAGCGGCCTTCGCCCGCGCCTCTCCCGCCGCCGGCGGCGCCGGAGCCGGCGTCCTGGGGCCGGTACGACAAGGGGGCGGCGTTTCTCGAGTCGCTCGCCACGGGAGGCGCGCCCAGGGCCGTGTGGAACGCGCTGCCGGGGCCCCGGTGGAGCGAGGAGCTGGCGCGGGCCGTGGCGGCGACGCTGGCGTCGGGGCGCGGCGCGCTGGTCGTCCTGCCGGACGGGCGGGCGGTCGCGCGGGTCGACGCCGCGCTGACGGCCTTGCTGGGGGCGGGACGGCATGCGGTGCTCACCGCGGACGCCGGGCCCGAGAAGCGGTATCGGGAGTGGCTGGCCGTGCGGCGGGGGAGTGTGCGGGCGGTGGTGGGGACCCGGGCCGCCATGTTCGCCCCCGTGCAGGACCTCGGGCTGGTCGCCGTCTGGGACGACGGCGACGACAGCCACAGCGAGCAGCATGCGCCCCAGCCCCATGCGCGCGAGGTGCTGTTGCTGCGGGCCGCGCAGGACAAGTGCGGCTTTCTGCTGGGGAGTTGGAGCTGCACCGTGGAGGCCGCGCAACTCGTGGAGAGCGGGTGGGCCCGTCCCCTCGTCGCCGGGAGGGAGCAGGTGCGGGCCGCCGCTCCGCTGGTGCGGACCGTCGGCGACGGGGACCTCGCGCGCGACGAGGCCGCCCGGGCGGCCCGGCTGCCGACCCTCGCCTGGCAGATCGTCAGGGAAGGGCTGCGACACGGGCCGGTGCTCGTGCAGGTGCCTCGGCGTGGATATGTGCCGCGGATGGCCTGCGCCAACTGCCGGGCGCCGGCGCGCTGTCGGCACTGCTCCGGGCCGCTGGAGGCACAGGAGTCCGGGGCCGCGCTGCGGTGCGGGTGGTGCGGGCACGAGGAGGGAGCCTGGCACTGTCCCGAGTGCGGTGCGTTTCGGTTGCGGGCGCAGGTCGTGGGGGCGCGGCGGACCGCCGAGGAACTGGGGCGCGCGTTTCCGGCCGTTCCGGTGCGGACGTCGGGGCGCGAGCAGGTGCTGGACACCGTGCCCGGCGCGCCCGCACTGGTCGTGAGCACACCGGGCGCCGAACCCGTCGCCGAGGGCGGGTACGCGGCCGCGTTGCTGCTGGACGGCTGGGCCATGCTCGGGCGGCCCGACCTGCGCGCCGGTGAGGACGCGCTGCGGCGGTGGATCGGGGCCGCGGCGCTCGTACGGCCGCAGGGCGCGGGGGGCACGGTCGTGGTCGTCGCCGAGCCCACGTTGCGGTCCGTGCAGGCGCTGGTGCGGTGGGATCCCGTCGGCCATGCGGTGCGGGAGCTCTCCGAGCGGGCCGAGCTGGGGTTTCCGCCGGTGTCGCGGATGGCGGCGGTGTCGGGGACGGCGGAGACGGTCGCCGAGTTCCTGGCGACAGTGGAACTGCCCCACGATGCCGAGGTGTTGGGGCCCGTGCCGTTGCCCGTCACGACAGCCGGGCGCCCGCGACGGGCGGGGGCACCGCCGCCGGGGGAGCGGTGGGAGCGGGCGTTGATCCGGGTGCCGCCGGGGAGCGGTGCGGCGTTGGCGTCCGCGCTGAAGGCCGCACAGGCCGCGCGGATGGCGCGGGGGGGTGCGGAGGCCGCGGTGCGGGTGCGGATTGATCCGCCGGACATTGGCTGA